In Ornithinibacter aureus, the genomic stretch GCAAGGACCCGTTCCTCGCGGTCGATGCCCGGGTGGAGCGCCTCATCGAGGGCATGACCGCCTGAGCGAGCCGGGGTGGCGGGGACGGCATCCAGCGTTCTCCCAGCCTGCGATGTGCAACCTCACAAGGGGCGCGGTTATCGTGGATGACCGTTGCCCGCTGCCGGGCAGCACCCCCGACCGAAGGTTCCACACGTGTCACGTCGCGTCACCACCACCCTGTCCGCCGCCGCCCTGGCCTGCGCCCTCGTCCTCAGCGGATGTGGCGAGGAGAGCGCCCCGACCGCCAGCACCTCAGCGGCCCTGAGCGCCATCACCGTCGAGGGAACTGACGCCAAGAAGGCGCCCACCGTGAAGGTCGACGCCCCGGTCACGGTGACCAAGACCGAGTCCAAGGTGCTCACCGAGGGCACGGGCGCCGCCATCACCGAGGACGACCTCGTCTCGATCCAGGCGATCATCCTCAACGGCACCGACGGCAAGCAGGCCCACAGCACGTGGGAGACCGGGCCCGTCGGCCTCGACCTCGGCGCGCAGGACCTCTTCGGCTCGTTCAAGAGCCAGCTTCCGGGCAAGAAGATCGGCTCGCGGGTGCTCATCACGTCCACCCCCGCCGACGCCTTCGGTGAGCAGGGCAACCCCGACCTCGCGATGACGGCCGACGACCCCGTCGTGTTCGTCGTCGACGTCGTCGGCGCGACGAAGGTGCTCGCGCAGGCCGAGGGCAAGGCGGTCGCCCCGAAGGCGGGCCTTCCGACCGTGACGATGAACGACGGCAAGCCCGCGACGATCACCGTCCCCAAGGGCGCCAAGGCACCTGCCAAGACGGTCGTCCAGCCGCTCATCACCGGCACCGGGCCTGAGGTCAAGGCCGGCCAGACCGTGCGCGTCTCCTACACCGGCGCCCTGCTCAAGGACGGCAGCGTCTTCGACTCCAGCGCCAACCGACCGGAGCAGCCGTACTTCGACTTCGCCGCTGGTCAGGGTCAGGTCATCTCGGGCTGGGACAAGAGCATCGTGGGGCAGAAGGTCGGCAGCCGACTCCTGCTCGTCATCCCGCCGGCCGAGGGCTACGGCGAGGCCGGCAGCCCGCCGAAGATCGCCGGCACCGACACCCTCGTCTTCGTCGTCGACATCCTCGCCGCGTACTGACGCATCTCGCCCTGACACCACTCGTCCTGACACCCCTCCTGCACGAAAGCGACCACCCATGAGCACCGAGCCCACCCGCCCCGAGATCGACTTCCCGGGCGAGGTCCCGAGCGACCTCGTCATCGAGGACATCACCGTCGGTGACGGCGCCGAGGCCACCCCGGGCAGCACCGTGTCCGCGCACTACGTCGGTGTTGCCCACTCCACCGGCGAGGAGTTCGACGCCTCGTGGAACCGCGGCGCGCCGCTGGACTTCCGCCTGGGTGTCGGCATGGTCATCGCCGGCTGGGACCAGGGCATCGCCGGCATGAAGGTCGGCGGCCGGCGCAAGCTGACCATCCCGCCGCACCTGGGCTACGGCGAGCGCGGCGCCGGTGGCGCAATCGCGCCCGGCGAGACGCTGATCTTCGTGGTCGACCTCATGGACGTCCGCTGACCGAGGGATCGATCGACGCAGCAGCATGAACGCCCGCGGCGGCAGCCGCGAGGAACGGGGCGGGGTCTGAATCCAGACCCCGCCCCATCGTGCTCAGGGCGACGGGCGAGGTGCGCAGTGCCTCGAGCAGTCCGTCGGCAGGCACCTCGACCACCGTGAGCCGGGCCCGCGCCGTGATCACCAGGGTGCGCAGCTGTTCACGCACGAGCGCGTCGAGCTCGGCATCCGGCAGCGTGGTCACGGGGACGTCCGCCGCGGTGAGCAGGGCGCGACCGTAGGCCGTGCGGCTGTGGTGGCTGATGCCGCGGTGCCGCTCGCGCAGGTCGGCACCAGACACGCGCACCGACGCGATGCCGTGTCCGCCGAGCACCTCGGCGGCGTGCAGGGCGTCGGCGCACCCGACCCCGGAGTAGCCCCACCGGGTGCCGGTGCCCACGTTGCCCGGCCCCTGCGTCACGACGGCGACGTC encodes the following:
- a CDS encoding FKBP-type peptidyl-prolyl cis-trans isomerase, with the translated sequence MSRRVTTTLSAAALACALVLSGCGEESAPTASTSAALSAITVEGTDAKKAPTVKVDAPVTVTKTESKVLTEGTGAAITEDDLVSIQAIILNGTDGKQAHSTWETGPVGLDLGAQDLFGSFKSQLPGKKIGSRVLITSTPADAFGEQGNPDLAMTADDPVVFVVDVVGATKVLAQAEGKAVAPKAGLPTVTMNDGKPATITVPKGAKAPAKTVVQPLITGTGPEVKAGQTVRVSYTGALLKDGSVFDSSANRPEQPYFDFAAGQGQVISGWDKSIVGQKVGSRLLLVIPPAEGYGEAGSPPKIAGTDTLVFVVDILAAY
- a CDS encoding FKBP-type peptidyl-prolyl cis-trans isomerase, which codes for MSTEPTRPEIDFPGEVPSDLVIEDITVGDGAEATPGSTVSAHYVGVAHSTGEEFDASWNRGAPLDFRLGVGMVIAGWDQGIAGMKVGGRRKLTIPPHLGYGERGAGGAIAPGETLIFVVDLMDVR